The DNA window TTCAGCCATTCCCTGTTAAGCCCCACCATGTCCATCAGCCTGAGAACCTCATTTTCAATCTCACCGTCCGGCACCGCATGATGGATTTTCAGCGGCGCGCCGATAATGTCCTTCACCCTCTCCCTGGGATTCAGGGAACCGTACGGCTTCTGGAAAATCATTCTCATCTTCCACCGTATCTTTTCCATCTTCCTGCCCTTTAAGCCAGTTATATCTTCTCCGTTAAATGTAATCGTTCCCCCATCGGCGGGGACAAGATTCAGAATTGTCCTGGACAGGGTGCTCTTTCCGCATCCCGACTCTCCTACCAGGCCGAACGTCTCTCCCTTTTTTATCTCGAAACAGACGTCATCCACCGCATGGACCGTGCCTTTACCCCCGGAGAACATCCTGGCCTTGACGGGAAAATACTTTTTCAGGTGGTCGATTTTCAGAATTACATCATCCATGGGCCAGCCCTCCCTTCGCAATTTCCTCTGCCCTGTGGCATCTGACAAAATGTTTCTCATTAAGCTCTATAAACGGCGGTTCCTTCTCCCTGCACTCATCGAGCGCCAGGGGACACCGCGTACAGAAACGGCATCCGGGAGGGAAATTCCTGATGTCGGGCACCATTCCCTGAATGCTGTAGAGCCGCTCCTCCTTTGTGTCAAGCTGGGGGATCGAACGGATCAGGCCATGGGTGTAAGGATGACAGGGAGAATTGAAAATCACCTCTTTCGGCGCAATCTCCATGGATTTTCCCGCATACATCACCACAATATCATCCGCCACGTCGGCCACCACCCCCAGATCGTGGGTGATGAGAACAGTTCCCATGTCGTATTCCTTCTGAATTTTTTTGAGCAGTTCCATAATCTGGGCCTGCACCGTCACGTCGAGTGCCGTCGTGGGTTCATCGGCAAACAGCAGTTTCGGATTGCAGCTGAGGGCAATCGCTATCATAACCCTCTGGCACATGCCGCCCGACAGCTCGAACGGATAGGAACGGTACACGCGCTCCGGATTGGGAATCCCCACGTCCTCCAGCAGGGCGAGCGCCCTCTTCTTCGCCTCGTCTTTTGATATTTTTTTATGTGTCCGTATCGCCTCGATAATCTGATCGCCGACCGTGTAAATCTGATCTAACGACATGACGGGATCCTGAAAGATCATGGCCATCTCATTCCCCCTGAGACTCTGCATTTCTTTTTCACTCAATTCCAGAAGGTCTTTCCCGTCAAACAGAATTTCACCTTCCGCCACCCTCCCCTGGTTTGGGAGTAATCCCAGCACGGAAAGGGATGCCATCGTCTTTCCGCTTCCGCTTTCCCCGACTATTCCAAGAGTCTTTCCCCGCTCTACCGAAAAGGTAAGACCTTCTACTGCGGCAAATGAAGACTTCTTATTCTGAAACACCATTTTAAGATTTTTAACTTTCAGTAAAACTTCTCCCATCCGCTCTCACTCTCTTCTCTTTGCTCTGCACCGTTCCGGTGCCGTCTTTCTGCTCCCCGGCTGCCGTTTCCATTGATCCGCGTTCCCACCGCAGCTTTACCCCGATTGCGTATAATATTTTGCAAGTTATTATGTATCATTATATAATATGTTGGTTCAAAACGATAACCTGCGCGCTCTGCACACAGGTCACTGTCCCAACAATGAAAAACTGGCTCCGGCCTTAAAGCGGCCGCTTTCATCCAGCTCATTATATAACATTACAAAATGTTATTCTCTATTGAAAATAGTATCATCTTGTAAAATTCTTGTCAAGATATTTGAATTTTTTTTATCACTATCTTTGCAGGAAGAAAACATTCGTTTTTCTTCCTGCCTGTTTCATAAATATATTTTATTTCGTTATATTTCTGACAATAAAGAAATGGCGGAATAGCCGCCTTTAACCTCAAAGCATAATTTGTCAGCGCCGGCAGCTCTCCGCCAGCTTCTCCGCCTCTGCCAGAGCCTCATCAATGCATCCGAAGAAATTATCTTCCCCGGCCTCCTGACAAAAGCCGGCTTTCCTCATTACCTTCATTGGCTGCTCATTGACGTGTGACAGCATCAGTCTGATCCCCTTCTCCCGGCACACCCGGTTTAATTTTCTCAGGCTGTTCAGCGCCGTAATGTCCATGGCCGGGACACTCCTCATTCTCAGAATCATAACTTTCTTTTCCTCATGGAACGGCACTTCCAGAATCTTATCCGCCGCGGCAAAGAACATCGGCCCTGTAATCTCAAATACCATTGTATGGCCGGGGACCGGTTTTAAGTCCCTGGTGTCTTTTCCTTCCTCATACTCATCCAGGTAGGTCCATTCCTGTACATCGGCAACATCGGCCATCCTGCTCAGGAAAAGAAGGGATGCCAGAATCAGGCCGACCGCGATGGCAACCACCAGGTCAAAGACCACCGTGAGGGAAAATGTCAGGACCAGCACCACTACATCGCTCTTCGGCGAAGTCTTTGCAATCTCTAAAAAGGTGCGCCAGCCGCTCATATTATAGGCCACCATGAACAGAATTGCCGCAATGGCAGGCATTGGGATCAGCGCCGCATACGGCATCAGAAGCAGCAGTGTCAGAAGCAGGACTACTGCATGGACCATGCCTGCGACAGGGGAACTTCCTCCGTTTTTAATGTTGGCGGCCGTCCTTGCAATGGCGCCCGTGGCCGGGATTCCTCCAAAAAGGGCGGAACCAATATTTCCCAATCCCTGTGCAACGAGCTCCATGTTGGAGTTATGTTTACTGCCGATCATGCCGTCCGCCACCACACAGGAGAGCAGGGATTCGATCGCAGCCAGAATTGCAATGGTAAATGCATCCGGCAAAACGGTTTTCACGGTTTCATATGTAACCTCGGGGAGGTGGAAGGCCGGAAAGGAGGAGGAAATCGTATAGAGATCGCCAATCGTATTGACCTTAAGCGCCAGCGCCTTTACAAGCACCGCCGATACAAGCACCGCTATCAGGGACGGCGGCACTTTTTTATTAAGCTTTGGCCACACAATCAGTATGGCGAGGGCGATCAGTCCCACTCCAAGCGCCTGCAGATTTGCAGTGCCAATGCAGGCAATCACCTGTTCCAGTTTTTCCATGGTCTCAAGCGGCGTCTTTTCAAAGGTCAGCCCCAAAAAATCTTTAATCTGCCCTATGACGATGGTCACCGCAATACCCGCCGTAAACCCGGTCGTGATCGTGAAGGGAATAAACTTAATCATGCTGCCCAGCCGGAGAAGTCCCATGGCAACCAGAAGAATACCGGCCATCACGGTTGCAATAATCAGCCCGTCCATCCCGTTGCGGGCCACGATTCCGGCTACGATGGATGCAAATGCGGCCGTCGGTCCGGCAATCTGTACCTTGCTGCCACCGAAGAATGATATGATGAATCCTGCGATAATTGCCGTATAAAGTCCCTGTTCCGGCGTGACACCCGAGGCCAGCGCAAGGGCAATAGAAAGCGGCAGCGCAATAATCGCAACGATAACGCCTGCCGTCAGATCCCCGGCGAACTGTTTGCCGGAATAGCCTTTCATGGATAAAAAGAATTGTGGTTTCAGCTCTTTCATAATCAATAAAACACCCCTTAAATAGTAATTCTCCGCAGAACTGTTAAAATCCTGCAAAGATACATCCATCTTACACTCTTTTTCCATGCCGGCACAAGTTCTTTTTTAAGTACTTTGTTTATTGTATACATATTTTACATATAATTTACATTTTCTAGAATAAAGAGTTCCGCTTGCGGAACTTTTGCGCTGCCGCGCGGTTGCTTCTGCAACCATTTACCTCTGCGCGGCATGTGCATCCTCGCGGAGCGTTTTTGATTCATAGGACGTAATTTCCTATGAATCAAAAAAACCTGTACAGGCGATGACTGCCCATACAGGTTTCCCATTTTTATTTCTTCTTTTATTTTTATGCTGTCCGATATTTTATACCGTACGCACTACTGTGCTGCAGGCATTTCCACTTCTGTGTATCCTTCCGTATCAGGCAGTTCCACTGTAACTTCCTGTCCCGGATTGTTTACTTTACCGGTCAGATCCATTACCATGGTAACGGCTTCGCCCTGAAGATCCATGTCTACAGTCATCTTCATTGTCATGTCTGTGTAATATCCGTCTTTGTTAACTATATAAGTTCCGCTGGCTTCCTTGAATGACATCTGTGTGTCGCCCATAGCGCCCATTCCGCTCATGCTGCCCATAACGTCGGTTAAGTACTCGTTCATCTTGTCAGGATCTGCGGTGAAAGTCAGGATTGTGTTGTCTCCCTCTTTCGCCATTGTAAGATCCTTAAGCTGATCGGACTGAAGATTGGTGCTCTCCGTGCTCTGTTTTACGGATTCCATAAGAGCTGTCAGATCCATTGGATATTTGATCTTCTGGCCCATGCTGTCCATGTAATAGTATCCGTCTTTATAGAAGATCGTTGCATCCAGGGTCTGGCCCATCAGGGATGTCTTTGTCTCAGCCAGGTACTGCATGGTATCCTTGCTGACATCGCTCATCTTCATCTTCATATCCACGGTTACGTCGATATTCTCTTCCCCCTGTGTCATGGTCATCTTCATCGTTGTATCCATGTCCATGGAAGTCAGTTCTGAATTCTTTTTCACTGCTGTGTCAAAAACCTCTTTCGGGTCTGCTTTCTTAGCGCAGGCTGTCATGGAAAATACCATCATGGTAGACAGGATCACTGCTGCTGTTCTAATCATTTTTTTCATAGTGTTACTCCTTTTTCCTCTCTCTTTATACTTCTTACTGTAATACTAAATTGTTTACCAGAAAGTATAATAGAAGTATAGCATTTATTTGTGTGGCGGACAATTGTCTATATTTACCATTTAATTAATATTTTGCGTCATTTTTATTACAATATTGTCTTTACAAAAGATTAATTCCCGCTCAAACTGTCTCTGAGTGAAAGACACGGGCGGAAAGGATGATACCTCCCTCTTTGTTATCTTGAATTATTTTTTCACTTCAGTTATCATAAAATACAGAAACCATCTTACAAACCGATTTAAAGGAGTCTGATTATGCCTTTTGTTTCACTGATTATTCCCATATACAATGCGGAAAAATACCTTCGCCGATGTCTGGACAGCGCAATGCAGCAGACCTTTCAGGACATGGAAATCATCCTGGTCAATGACGGCAGCGAGGATGCCAGCCTGGATATCTGCCGGGAATACGGGGAACTGGACAGCCGGTTCCGGATTATCGATAAAGAAAATACCGGTGTATCGGACAGCCGTAACCAGGCCATTTCGGCCGCCGTCGGGACCTATCTCCAATTCATGGACAGTGACGACTGGCTGACTCCGGATGCAACGGAAAGCTTTGTCCATGCAGCTAAAAAATACGACTGCGATTTGGTCATTGCGGATTTCTACCGTGTAGACAAAGCCGTATTCACCGAAAAGCAGCATATCCGGGAACGGGGATTGCTCAGCCGTGAGACGTATGCGGAATATATGATGCAGGACCCGGCGGATTTCTATTACGGAGTGCTCTGGAATAAATTATACCGGCGCAGCATTATTGAAACACATCGTCTGAAAATGGAGGAAAAGCTCCATTGGTGTGAGGATTTTCTGTTCAATCTCAGCTTTATCCGGTACGCCGAACGTTTTACCGCGATCCAGACGCCGATTTACTACTACATGAAGCGGAAAGGGAGCCTTGTCAGCACAGACTGGAAAAAAGCCAATGCGCTGCTGCTCAAATTCTATCTGCTGAAAGTTTATAAAGAACTGTATCAGAGCATGAACCTGTACGAGGAAAATAAACTGCGCATCAATGCATTCGTGGTGGCCTTCGCCAAGGACGGCGGCGTGGCCGCCCCCCTGAGCCGGCGCAGGCAGAGGCTGGATGAGGAAATATATATTGAAGACGAACTTCCTCCCGGATACGTCCGGGTATCCCATCCCTTCGAACCGGTATATGATGAAAACTCCCGTATATTAATCCTCGGCAGCTTTCCATCCGTCAAATCCAGGGAAACGAATTTTTACTACGGACGCCCCCAGAACCGGTTCTGGAAACTGATCGCCCGCCTGACCGGAGAACCGGTTCCCGAAACCATCGAGGAGAAAAAAGCTTTGCTGCTGCGCCATGGAATCGCGGTGTGGGATGTGGTTGCCGCCTGCGATATCAAGGGGTCCAGCGACAAGAGCATCCGCAATATCATTCCGACGGATATCAACCGGATCCTGCGCTCGGCAAACATTGAAAAAATCATAGCCAACGGCGACTCCGCCTTTCATCTTTACCGAAAATACTGCCAGGAACAAACCGGAAGAGAGGCGGTCAAGTGCCCCTCCACCAGCCCGGCCAATGCATTGTTTACGCTGGAACGGCTGAAGGAGGAGTGGGAGAAGGCGCTTAAGTAACAGCGCCATTCACGACCAGCTTATTTCCGAGTATGGTGAAAAATTCACCAGGGAACAGGCGGATTATGCTATTGCAAATCTCAATTGATTCTTTTTAAAGGAAATATAAAAGGCCGGTTTCCGAAGGAGCTTTGATTTGCTCCCGGAGAACGGCCTTTCTGCTTTTTAAAATCTGCAAAAGAACATCCAAAGATTATTGAATCCTGCACTACAACGTATCTGATTTATGACCATTACATTTGGAACAAAGAACTTGAAGATTTGATATAACTGTTTTACCGCCTTTAGAAATCGGTATAATATGGTCGATATGTAATCCAACTTCTTTGATTTTTGCTATGATATTCCCTAAGTGTGCACTCTTAATTAATCTCTTTGAGTTGCTCATAGCGATTATATAAATAAAGATAGCTGCATGAAAATTGACTGTCAACTGTATCAACCTTATAAGAAGTTTTAATATAATTCTTCTGTCTATATCGTGTCTGTTGACGGGTAAGTACAAATTGGAATGCATTATCATCATTTAATATATTAT is part of the [Clostridium] symbiosum genome and encodes:
- a CDS encoding DNA-deoxyinosine glycosylase, with the protein product MPFVSLIIPIYNAEKYLRRCLDSAMQQTFQDMEIILVNDGSEDASLDICREYGELDSRFRIIDKENTGVSDSRNQAISAAVGTYLQFMDSDDWLTPDATESFVHAAKKYDCDLVIADFYRVDKAVFTEKQHIRERGLLSRETYAEYMMQDPADFYYGVLWNKLYRRSIIETHRLKMEEKLHWCEDFLFNLSFIRYAERFTAIQTPIYYYMKRKGSLVSTDWKKANALLLKFYLLKVYKELYQSMNLYEENKLRINAFVVAFAKDGGVAAPLSRRRQRLDEEIYIEDELPPGYVRVSHPFEPVYDENSRILILGSFPSVKSRETNFYYGRPQNRFWKLIARLTGEPVPETIEEKKALLLRHGIAVWDVVAACDIKGSSDKSIRNIIPTDINRILRSANIEKIIANGDSAFHLYRKYCQEQTGREAVKCPSTSPANALFTLERLKEEWEKALK
- a CDS encoding ABC transporter ATP-binding protein; this translates as MGEVLLKVKNLKMVFQNKKSSFAAVEGLTFSVERGKTLGIVGESGSGKTMASLSVLGLLPNQGRVAEGEILFDGKDLLELSEKEMQSLRGNEMAMIFQDPVMSLDQIYTVGDQIIEAIRTHKKISKDEAKKRALALLEDVGIPNPERVYRSYPFELSGGMCQRVMIAIALSCNPKLLFADEPTTALDVTVQAQIMELLKKIQKEYDMGTVLITHDLGVVADVADDIVVMYAGKSMEIAPKEVIFNSPCHPYTHGLIRSIPQLDTKEERLYSIQGMVPDIRNFPPGCRFCTRCPLALDECREKEPPFIELNEKHFVRCHRAEEIAKGGLAHG
- the sulP gene encoding sulfate permease; its protein translation is MKELKPQFFLSMKGYSGKQFAGDLTAGVIVAIIALPLSIALALASGVTPEQGLYTAIIAGFIISFFGGSKVQIAGPTAAFASIVAGIVARNGMDGLIIATVMAGILLVAMGLLRLGSMIKFIPFTITTGFTAGIAVTIVIGQIKDFLGLTFEKTPLETMEKLEQVIACIGTANLQALGVGLIALAILIVWPKLNKKVPPSLIAVLVSAVLVKALALKVNTIGDLYTISSSFPAFHLPEVTYETVKTVLPDAFTIAILAAIESLLSCVVADGMIGSKHNSNMELVAQGLGNIGSALFGGIPATGAIARTAANIKNGGSSPVAGMVHAVVLLLTLLLLMPYAALIPMPAIAAILFMVAYNMSGWRTFLEIAKTSPKSDVVVLVLTFSLTVVFDLVVAIAVGLILASLLFLSRMADVADVQEWTYLDEYEEGKDTRDLKPVPGHTMVFEITGPMFFAAADKILEVPFHEEKKVMILRMRSVPAMDITALNSLRKLNRVCREKGIRLMLSHVNEQPMKVMRKAGFCQEAGEDNFFGCIDEALAEAEKLAESCRR
- a CDS encoding DUF6612 family protein, with protein sequence MKKMIRTAAVILSTMMVFSMTACAKKADPKEVFDTAVKKNSELTSMDMDTTMKMTMTQGEENIDVTVDMKMKMSDVSKDTMQYLAETKTSLMGQTLDATIFYKDGYYYMDSMGQKIKYPMDLTALMESVKQSTESTNLQSDQLKDLTMAKEGDNTILTFTADPDKMNEYLTDVMGSMSGMGAMGDTQMSFKEASGTYIVNKDGYYTDMTMKMTVDMDLQGEAVTMVMDLTGKVNNPGQEVTVELPDTEGYTEVEMPAAQ